The sequence ACGTCATGTGGAAATTGCCGTCGCCCACGTGCCCCACCAGGCTGGCGTCCACATCCGCCTCGCGGCACAGTGCCGTCGTATAGGCCACCATGCCGGGTAGCTGCTGCAGTGGCACACAGATGTCGGTGGTCAAAAAGGCGTGGCCGGGGTGCTGCGCCGTGATGGCGTAGTAGGCCTTGTGCCGCGCTTCCCACAGCGCCGCCCGCTCGGCTTCGGTGTAGGCGGCTTCCAGGCCCGTGCCCCCGCTCTCGCCGCACAGTTCACCGGCCAGGGCCAGGGTGCCGGCCAGCGCTTCTTCGGTGGCCGCCGCGAACTCCATCCACAGCGTAGGGGCCACCGTATAGTCGCGGCCCAGATACTCGTTCACGGCCGCAATTTCGCCTGCGTCAATCAGTTCCAGGCGCTCGGGTTGCAGGGCGGCGCCCATCAGCAGCGCCGCGCAGGCCGCGCCCTCCTCGATGCTGCGGAAGCTGGCCCGCAGGGCAGCCACGTGGCCTGGCAAGGGGTACAGCCGCACCGTCAGCTCGGTAATCACGCCCAGCGTGCCCTCCGCGCCGATAAACAGCCCGCGCAGGTCATAGCCGGCCGCCGTCTTGCGGGCGCGGCTGCCCAGGTTGACCACCTCACCGCCCGGCAGCACGGCCCGCAGCGCGAGCACGTTGTCGCGGGTGGTGCCATAGCGCACCGCTGCCGTGCCCGACGCGTTGGTGCTGGCCATGCCGCCCAGACTCGCCTCCGCGCCGGGGTCTACCGGAAAGAAAAGGCCTTCACGCCGCAGCTGCCGGTTCAGCTCCGGGTAGGTAACGCCGGCCTGCACGGTGGCCTGGAAGCTGCCGGGCTGCACGTCCAGCACCCGGTTCAGCCCCGACACATCCAGCGAAATGCCGCCGTGCACCGGAATCAGCTGGCCTTCCAGGCTGCTGCCGGCGGACCAGGGCACGACCGGCACGCGGTACTCGTCCGCCAGGCGCAGGGCGTCGATCACGTCTTGCTCGCTGTGAGCGAACAGGACGGCATCGGGGAGCACTGGCGCCTCGCGGCTCTCGTCGCGGCCGTGCTGCTCGCGTACCGCCTGTGCCACAGTGAACTGCTCTGCGAAGCGGGACTGAAAAGCGGTCTGGGCCTGCGAAGTGAACTGAAAGTGGGACATAAATCAGGATAGGCCATCGCTGTAGGCGGCCGGGGGCAGCGCAGCGGTCCCACGCTGAGTACGCAAACCGAAAAATGGAGAAAAAGAGAAAAGGTAGGCGAGCACAGAGGGCCGCCTACCTTTTTTGTTTCTGGTTCCGTCTGTGGTCAGAGCTGCCGCGTTACTTCACGGCATGACCGTACAGCGTTACTTTACCGAGTCCATGTTCGCAATGATGTTGTCGGCGAACTCGCTGGTCTTCACCTGCGTCGCGCCTTCCATGTCGCGGGCAAAGTCGTAGGTCACGGTCTTGTCCTGAATGGTCTTGTCCAGCGCCTTCAGAATCAGGTCGGCGGCCTCGTTCCAGCCGAGGTGGCGCAGCATCATTTCGCCGCTGAGAATCACGCTGGAGGGGTTGATGACATCTTTGTCGGCGTACTTGGGCGCGGTGCCGTGGGTCGCTTCGAAGATGGCGTGGCCGGTCTTGTAGTTGATGTTGGCGCCGGGAGCGATACCGATACCGCCCACCTGCGCGGCCAGCGCGTCGGAGAGGTAGTCGCCGTTCAGGTTCAGGGTGGCGACCACGTCGTAGTCGGTGGGGCGCAGCAGGATTTGCTGCAGGAAGTTGTCGGCAATCACGTCCTTGATGACGATGCCGTTCGGCAGTTCCAGCCAGGGGCCGCCGTCGATTTCCTTGCCGCCGAATTCGCGCTTGGCGAGGTCGTAGCCCCAGTCACGGAAGGAGCCTTCGGTGAACTTCATGATGTTGCCCTTGTGGACCAACGCCACGCTCTTGCGGCCATTGTCAATGGCGTACTGAATGGCGGCGCGCACCAGACGCTCGGTGCCTTCCTTGGACACGGTCTTCACGCCAAGGCCGGTGGTGTCGGGGAAGCGGATTTTGTTCACGCCCAGTTCGTTCATCAGGAAGTCGCGCAGGCGGTCACGCTCGGGGGTACCGTCTTTGAACTCGATCCCCGCGTAGATGTCTTCGGTGTTCTCGCGGAAAATCACCATGTCGATGTCTTCGGGGCGCTTCACGGGGCTGGGCACGCCCTGGAAGTACTGCACGGGGCGTACGCAGGCGTACAGGTCCAGCTCCTGGCGCAGCGCCACGTTGATGGAGCGGATGCCGCCGCCGACGGGGGTGGTCAGCGGGCCCTTGATGCCCACCAGGTAGTCCTTGAACGCCTGCACGGTTTCGTCAGGCAGCCAGATGGCTTCGCCGTACACCTCGTTGGCTTTCTCGCCAGCGTAGACTTCCATCCACTCGATTTTCTTCTCGCCGCCGTAGGCTTTTTCCACGGCTGCGTCCAGCACGCGCACGCTGGCGCGCCAGATGTCGCGGCCGGTGCCGTCACCCTCCACGAAGGGGATGATGGGGTGGCTAGGAACATTGAGGGTTTCACCCTGCATGGTG is a genomic window of Deinococcus proteolyticus MRP containing:
- a CDS encoding FAD-binding oxidoreductase; amino-acid sequence: MSHFQFTSQAQTAFQSRFAEQFTVAQAVREQHGRDESREAPVLPDAVLFAHSEQDVIDALRLADEYRVPVVPWSAGSSLEGQLIPVHGGISLDVSGLNRVLDVQPGSFQATVQAGVTYPELNRQLRREGLFFPVDPGAEASLGGMASTNASGTAAVRYGTTRDNVLALRAVLPGGEVVNLGSRARKTAAGYDLRGLFIGAEGTLGVITELTVRLYPLPGHVAALRASFRSIEEGAACAALLMGAALQPERLELIDAGEIAAVNEYLGRDYTVAPTLWMEFAAATEEALAGTLALAGELCGESGGTGLEAAYTEAERAALWEARHKAYYAITAQHPGHAFLTTDICVPLQQLPGMVAYTTALCREADVDASLVGHVGDGNFHMTFHAAPDDAGRWQTIHGIYDRMVTRALECGGTCTGEHGVGLHKRGHLARQHGDSLQLMRRVKAAFDPHGIMNPGKIF
- the icd gene encoding NADP-dependent isocitrate dehydrogenase, which translates into the protein MESKIKVPGQGEKITMQGETLNVPSHPIIPFVEGDGTGRDIWRASVRVLDAAVEKAYGGEKKIEWMEVYAGEKANEVYGEAIWLPDETVQAFKDYLVGIKGPLTTPVGGGIRSINVALRQELDLYACVRPVQYFQGVPSPVKRPEDIDMVIFRENTEDIYAGIEFKDGTPERDRLRDFLMNELGVNKIRFPDTTGLGVKTVSKEGTERLVRAAIQYAIDNGRKSVALVHKGNIMKFTEGSFRDWGYDLAKREFGGKEIDGGPWLELPNGIVIKDVIADNFLQQILLRPTDYDVVATLNLNGDYLSDALAAQVGGIGIAPGANINYKTGHAIFEATHGTAPKYADKDVINPSSVILSGEMMLRHLGWNEAADLILKALDKTIQDKTVTYDFARDMEGATQVKTSEFADNIIANMDSVK